From Streptomyces asiaticus, one genomic window encodes:
- the hisD gene encoding histidinol dehydrogenase yields MISRIDLRGAAFPEGGIDRDLLPRAELDVEAALEKVRPICDDVRHRGTAALIDYAHRFDGVTIERVRVPAEALESALAELDPAVRAALEESIRRARLVHRDQRRADHTTQVVPGGTVTERWVPVERVGLYVPGGRSVYPSSVVMNVVPAQEAGVASMAVASPPQAEFGGLPHPTILAACALLGVDEVYAAGGAQAVAMFAYGTEDCRPVSMVTGPGNIWVAAAKRLLKGRIGIDAEAGPTEIAVLADATADPVHVAADLISQAEHDPLAASVLVTDSEELAAAVEKELEVQVGATKHVADRIGPALAGRQSGIVLVDGLEQGLAVVDAYAAEHLEIQTEDAAAVAARVRNAGAIFVGAYAPVSLGDYAAGSNHVLPTGGCACHSSGLSVQSFLRGIHVVDYTRDALAEIAGHVVTLAEAEDLPAHGAAVKARFDWKVPPSK; encoded by the coding sequence GCCCTGGAGAAGGTGCGGCCCATCTGCGACGACGTACGCCATCGCGGTACCGCTGCGCTGATCGACTACGCCCATCGGTTCGACGGCGTGACCATAGAGCGGGTGCGGGTCCCCGCGGAGGCGCTGGAGAGCGCCCTCGCCGAGCTGGACCCGGCCGTGCGGGCCGCCCTGGAGGAGTCCATCCGGCGGGCCCGGCTGGTCCACCGCGACCAGCGGCGCGCCGACCACACCACCCAGGTGGTGCCGGGCGGCACGGTCACCGAGCGCTGGGTGCCGGTCGAGCGCGTCGGGCTGTACGTACCGGGCGGGCGCTCGGTCTACCCCTCGTCCGTGGTGATGAACGTGGTGCCCGCGCAGGAGGCCGGGGTCGCCTCGATGGCCGTCGCCTCCCCGCCGCAGGCGGAGTTCGGCGGGCTCCCGCACCCCACGATCCTCGCGGCGTGCGCGCTGCTCGGCGTGGACGAGGTGTACGCGGCGGGCGGCGCCCAGGCCGTGGCGATGTTCGCCTACGGCACCGAGGACTGCCGTCCGGTCTCGATGGTGACCGGCCCTGGCAACATCTGGGTCGCGGCGGCCAAGCGGCTGCTCAAGGGCCGGATCGGCATCGACGCCGAGGCCGGGCCGACCGAGATCGCCGTCCTCGCCGACGCCACCGCCGACCCGGTGCATGTCGCCGCGGACCTGATCAGCCAGGCGGAGCACGACCCGCTGGCGGCGTCCGTGCTGGTCACCGACTCCGAGGAGCTGGCCGCGGCGGTCGAGAAGGAGCTCGAGGTCCAGGTCGGGGCCACCAAGCATGTCGCGGACCGGATCGGTCCGGCGCTGGCCGGGCGGCAGTCCGGCATCGTGCTGGTGGACGGTCTGGAGCAGGGCCTGGCCGTCGTGGACGCGTACGCGGCCGAGCACCTGGAGATCCAGACCGAGGACGCGGCGGCCGTCGCGGCCCGGGTGCGCAACGCCGGGGCGATCTTCGTCGGGGCCTACGCCCCGGTGTCGCTCGGTGACTACGCGGCGGGCTCCAACCATGTGCTGCCCACCGGCGGCTGCGCCTGCCACTCCTCCGGGCTGTCCGTGCAGTCCTTCCTGCGCGGCATCCATGTGGTGGACTACACCCGGGACGCGCTGGCCGAGATCGCCGGCCATGTGGTGACGCTGGCCGAGGCGGAGGATCTGCCTGCCCACGGCGCCGCGGTGAAGGCAAGGTTCGACTGGAAGGTGCCACCGAGCAAGTGA
- a CDS encoding histidinol-phosphate transaminase: MTGIDDLPIRDELRGKSPYGAPQLDVPVRLNTNENPYPLPEPLVARIAERVAEAARNLNRYPDRDAVELRTGLARYLSRTAGLEVGVAQVWAANGSNEVLQQLLQTFGGPGRTAMGFEPSYSMHALISRSTGTGWISGPRNADFTIDVDAARKAIAEHRPDVVFITSPNNPTGTAVGAETVLALHDAAQDARADTAGALVVVDEAYGEFSHRPSLLPLIEGRPRLVLSRTMSKAFGAAGLRLGYLAADPAVVDAVQLVRLPYHLSAITQATALAALEHTDTLLGYVEALKAERDRLVGELRTIGCEVTDSDANFVQFGRFEDAHAAWQGLLDRGVLVRDNGVPGWLRVTAGTPAENDAFLDAVRELMKETSA, from the coding sequence GTGACCGGCATTGACGATCTCCCGATCCGGGACGAGCTCCGTGGCAAATCCCCGTACGGCGCTCCGCAGCTGGACGTGCCCGTACGGCTGAACACCAACGAGAACCCCTATCCGCTGCCCGAGCCGCTGGTCGCCCGGATCGCCGAGCGGGTCGCCGAGGCGGCCCGGAACCTCAACCGCTACCCGGACCGGGACGCGGTCGAGCTCCGCACCGGGCTGGCCCGCTACCTCAGCCGTACGGCCGGTCTCGAGGTCGGCGTCGCCCAGGTGTGGGCGGCCAACGGGTCCAACGAGGTGCTCCAGCAGCTGCTCCAGACCTTCGGCGGCCCGGGGCGCACCGCGATGGGCTTCGAGCCCTCGTACTCGATGCACGCGCTGATCTCCCGCTCCACCGGCACCGGCTGGATTTCCGGTCCCCGGAACGCCGATTTCACCATCGATGTCGATGCCGCCCGTAAGGCCATCGCCGAGCACCGTCCCGATGTCGTCTTCATCACCTCGCCGAACAATCCGACGGGGACGGCGGTCGGCGCCGAGACGGTGCTGGCGCTGCACGACGCGGCGCAGGACGCCAGGGCGGACACCGCCGGGGCGCTCGTCGTCGTGGACGAGGCGTACGGGGAGTTCAGCCACCGTCCGTCGCTGCTGCCGCTGATCGAGGGGCGGCCGCGGCTGGTGCTCTCGCGGACCATGTCCAAGGCGTTCGGCGCGGCAGGGCTGCGGCTGGGCTACCTCGCCGCCGACCCGGCGGTCGTCGACGCCGTCCAGCTGGTCCGCCTGCCGTACCACCTGTCCGCCATCACCCAGGCCACCGCGCTGGCCGCCCTGGAGCACACCGATACGCTGCTGGGGTACGTCGAGGCGCTCAAGGCCGAGCGCGACCGGCTGGTGGGCGAGCTGCGCACCATCGGCTGCGAGGTGACCGACTCCGACGCCAACTTCGTCCAGTTCGGCCGCTTCGAGGACGCCCACGCGGCGTGGCAGGGCCTGCTGGACCGGGGCGTCCTGGTCCGGGACAACGGGGTACCGGGATGGCTGCGGGTCACCGCGGGGACCCCGGCCGAGAACGACGCGTTCCTCGACGCGGTACGCGAGCTGATGAAGGAGACGAGCGCATGA
- the hisB gene encoding imidazoleglycerol-phosphate dehydratase HisB, translating into MTRVGRVERTTKETSVVVEIDLDGTGQVDVSTGVGFYDHMLDQLGRHGLFDLTVKTEGDLHIDTHHTIEDTALALGAAFKQALGDKVGIYRFGNCTVPLDESLAQVTVDLSGRPYLVHTEPENIAPMIGTYDTTMTRHILESFVAQAQIALHVHVPYGRNAHHIVECQFKALARALRYASERDPRAAGILPSTKGAL; encoded by the coding sequence ATGACCCGCGTGGGACGCGTGGAGCGCACCACCAAGGAGACCTCGGTCGTCGTCGAGATCGACCTCGACGGCACCGGCCAGGTCGATGTGTCGACAGGGGTCGGCTTCTACGACCACATGCTCGACCAGCTCGGCCGCCACGGCCTCTTCGACCTCACCGTCAAGACCGAGGGCGACCTGCACATCGACACCCACCACACCATCGAGGACACCGCCCTCGCGCTGGGCGCCGCCTTCAAGCAGGCGCTCGGCGACAAGGTGGGCATCTACCGCTTCGGCAACTGCACGGTGCCGCTGGACGAGTCGCTGGCCCAGGTGACGGTCGACCTCTCCGGCCGCCCGTACCTGGTGCACACCGAGCCGGAGAACATCGCGCCGATGATCGGCACCTACGACACCACGATGACCCGGCACATCCTGGAGTCCTTCGTGGCCCAGGCGCAGATCGCCCTGCATGTCCACGTGCCCTACGGGCGCAACGCCCACCACATCGTGGAGTGCCAGTTCAAGGCGCTGGCGCGGGCCCTGCGCTACGCCAGCGAGCGCGACCCCCGCGCCGCCGGGATCCTCCCCTCCACGAAGGGCGCTCTGTAA
- the hisH gene encoding imidazole glycerol phosphate synthase subunit HisH: MELSNKSVVVLDYGFGNVRSAERALAHVGAQVEITRDYDKAMAADGLLVPGVGAFAACMKGLRAARGDWIVGRRLSGGRPVMGICVGMQILFGRGIEHGVEAEGLDEWPGTVEPLRAPVVPHMGWNTVKAPGDSQLFAGLDEGERYYFVHSYAVRTWELEVTNPHIPAPKVTWSTHGEPFVAAVENGPLWATQFHPEKSGDAGARLLRNWLDTL; the protein is encoded by the coding sequence ATGGAATTGAGCAACAAGAGCGTCGTTGTCCTCGACTACGGATTCGGCAACGTCCGGTCCGCCGAGCGGGCCCTCGCCCATGTCGGCGCGCAGGTCGAGATCACCCGTGACTACGACAAGGCCATGGCCGCCGACGGCCTGCTCGTGCCCGGCGTCGGCGCCTTCGCCGCCTGCATGAAGGGGCTGCGCGCGGCGCGCGGCGACTGGATCGTGGGGCGCCGGCTGTCCGGTGGCCGCCCGGTCATGGGCATCTGCGTCGGCATGCAGATCCTCTTCGGGCGCGGCATCGAGCACGGAGTCGAGGCCGAGGGCCTGGACGAGTGGCCCGGCACGGTCGAGCCGCTGCGCGCCCCCGTCGTCCCCCACATGGGCTGGAACACGGTCAAGGCGCCCGGCGACTCCCAGCTCTTCGCGGGCCTGGACGAGGGCGAGCGGTACTACTTCGTCCACTCCTACGCGGTCCGCACCTGGGAGCTCGAGGTCACCAACCCGCATATCCCCGCCCCCAAGGTCACCTGGTCCACCCATGGCGAGCCGTTCGTCGCCGCCGTCGAGAACGGCCCGCTGTGGGCCACCCAGTTCCACCCCGAGAAGTCGGGCGACGCCGGGGCGCGGCTGCTCCGCAACTGGCTCGACACGCTCTGA
- the priA gene encoding bifunctional 1-(5-phosphoribosyl)-5-((5-phosphoribosylamino)methylideneamino)imidazole-4-carboxamide isomerase/phosphoribosylanthranilate isomerase PriA yields the protein MRTHRLELLPAVDVRDGQAVRLVHGESGSETSYGDPMEAALAWQRAGAEWLHLVDLDAAFGTGDNRAQIAEVARAMDLKVELSGGIRDDASLAAALATGCARVNLGTAALETPEWVAKVIAEHGDLIAVGLDVRGTTLRGRGWTRDGGDLYETLARLDSEGCARYVVTDIAKDGTLQGPNLELLRNVCAATDRPVVASGGVSSLDDLRALATLVPEGVEGAIVGKALYAKAFTLEEALEAVAV from the coding sequence ATGCGCACGCACCGCCTCGAACTCCTCCCCGCCGTCGATGTCCGCGACGGCCAGGCCGTCCGCCTCGTGCACGGCGAGTCCGGCTCCGAGACGTCGTACGGCGACCCGATGGAAGCCGCCCTGGCCTGGCAGCGGGCGGGCGCCGAGTGGCTGCACCTGGTGGACCTCGACGCCGCCTTCGGCACCGGGGACAACCGCGCGCAGATCGCCGAGGTGGCCCGCGCCATGGACCTCAAGGTCGAGCTGTCCGGCGGGATCCGCGACGACGCCTCGCTGGCCGCCGCCCTGGCCACCGGCTGCGCCCGGGTGAACCTCGGCACGGCCGCCCTGGAGACCCCCGAGTGGGTCGCCAAGGTCATCGCCGAGCACGGCGACCTGATCGCCGTGGGCCTCGATGTGCGGGGCACCACGCTGCGCGGCCGTGGCTGGACCCGGGACGGCGGCGATCTGTACGAGACGCTGGCCCGCCTCGACTCCGAGGGCTGCGCCCGCTATGTCGTCACCGACATCGCCAAGGACGGCACCCTCCAGGGCCCCAACCTGGAGCTGCTGCGCAATGTCTGCGCCGCGACCGACCGCCCCGTCGTCGCTTCCGGCGGCGTTTCCTCGCTTGACGACCTGCGTGCCCTTGCGACCCTGGTACCGGAAGGTGTCGAGGGCGCCATCGTGGGCAAGGCGCTCTACGCCAAGGCATTCACCTTGGAAGAGGCGTTGGAGGCGGTGGCCGTATGA
- a CDS encoding Rid family hydrolase: MTSPEIGRRVQTESPWEQTIGFARAVEAGDLVLVAGTMPLAERGVLEGEGDPYEQTLAAFRHALDALKRFDLGVESVVRTRMYLTHARDVDEVGRAHKELFDAVRPAATLVVVSGFVDSRVLVEVELEAFRGARQS; this comes from the coding sequence ATGACCTCACCCGAGATCGGGCGACGGGTCCAGACCGAGAGTCCCTGGGAGCAGACCATCGGGTTCGCCCGGGCCGTTGAGGCCGGTGACCTGGTGCTCGTCGCCGGGACGATGCCGCTCGCCGAGCGCGGCGTCCTGGAGGGCGAGGGGGATCCGTACGAGCAGACGCTCGCGGCCTTCCGCCATGCGCTGGACGCGCTGAAGAGGTTCGACCTCGGCGTCGAGTCGGTGGTCCGCACCCGCATGTACCTCACCCACGCCCGCGACGTGGACGAGGTGGGCCGCGCCCACAAGGAGCTCTTCGACGCCGTGCGCCCCGCCGCGACGCTGGTCGTGGTGTCCGGCTTCGTCGACTCGCGGGTCCTGGTGGAAGTCGAACTGGAAGCATTCCGAGGAGCACGACAGTCATGA
- the hisF gene encoding imidazole glycerol phosphate synthase subunit HisF produces the protein MTLAVRVIPCLDVDNGRVVKGVNFQNLRDAGDPVEMAKIYGEEGADELTFLDITASSGDRETTYDVVRRTAEQVFIPLTVGGGVRTPEDVDKLLRAGADKVGVNTAAIARPELIREIAERFGSQVLVLSVDARRCLEGTVTPSGYEVTTHGGRRGTGIDAVEWAHRAAELGAGEILLNSMDADGTKDGYDTAMIEAVRKHVTVPVIASGGAGKAADFAPAIAAGADAVLAASVFHFGDLRIGQVKDALRDAGHPVR, from the coding sequence ATGACCCTGGCGGTCCGAGTCATCCCCTGCCTGGACGTGGACAACGGCCGGGTCGTCAAGGGCGTCAACTTCCAGAATCTGCGCGACGCGGGCGACCCGGTCGAGATGGCCAAGATCTACGGCGAGGAGGGCGCGGACGAGCTCACCTTCCTCGACATCACCGCCTCCTCGGGCGACCGCGAGACCACGTACGACGTGGTCCGCCGCACCGCCGAGCAGGTCTTCATCCCGCTCACGGTCGGCGGCGGCGTCCGCACCCCGGAGGACGTCGACAAGCTGCTGCGCGCCGGGGCGGACAAGGTCGGCGTCAACACCGCCGCCATCGCCCGCCCCGAGCTGATCCGCGAGATCGCCGAGCGCTTCGGCAGCCAGGTGCTGGTCCTCTCGGTCGACGCCCGCCGCTGCCTCGAGGGGACGGTGACCCCCTCCGGCTACGAGGTCACCACCCACGGCGGCCGCCGCGGCACCGGTATCGACGCCGTCGAATGGGCCCACCGCGCGGCGGAGCTGGGCGCGGGGGAGATCCTGCTGAACTCCATGGACGCGGACGGCACCAAGGACGGCTACGACACGGCCATGATCGAGGCCGTCCGCAAGCACGTGACCGTCCCGGTGATCGCCAGCGGCGGCGCCGGCAAGGCGGCCGACTTCGCGCCGGCGATCGCCGCGGGGGCCGACGCGGTGCTCGCGGCCTCCGTCTTCCACTTCGGCGATCTGCGGATCGGCCAGGTGAAGGACGCGCTGCGGGACGCGGGGCACCCGGTCCGCTGA
- a CDS encoding CU044_5270 family protein: MNAVGSGPARPEREREDAAYEDTTCEAYEDTAREELARLLPPVPAERDVPSAPYLHHKDRLMQHIDDDQNRTPAPARTVLRRLPRPALLMPAAALALAGALAVTFTGGGTSGDTTAQPRETATVLLDRLAGTAAKSDVKPVRQDQFVYVKSLTAGAEMKEDGSSKLEPRHEREVWMSQQVKRITKTGEIKENGEWGRMAELGGSPAGAYRPTYQWLASLPTDPDALLEELYRMAEPDEDVEKAQAVFNRIGSFLGETVMPPENAAALYKAAAKIPGVTREEDAVDAAGRHGVGIARVDKRSGEATEWVFDRDSLTLLGERSYLTRDVGAGKKGDVMEKTAYLKRGIVDHYRERPAG; encoded by the coding sequence ATGAACGCCGTCGGCTCCGGGCCCGCCCGGCCCGAGCGCGAGCGCGAGGACGCCGCGTACGAGGACACCACGTGCGAGGCGTACGAGGACACCGCGCGCGAGGAGCTCGCCCGGCTGCTTCCTCCCGTCCCGGCCGAACGGGACGTGCCCTCCGCTCCGTACCTCCATCACAAGGACCGATTGATGCAGCACATCGATGACGACCAGAACCGCACCCCCGCGCCTGCCCGGACGGTCCTGCGGCGGCTGCCGCGCCCGGCGCTGCTGATGCCCGCCGCGGCCCTGGCGCTGGCCGGGGCGCTGGCCGTCACCTTCACCGGGGGCGGGACGTCCGGCGACACCACCGCCCAGCCGCGCGAGACCGCCACCGTCCTGCTCGACCGGCTCGCCGGGACCGCGGCGAAGTCGGACGTCAAGCCGGTGCGACAGGACCAGTTCGTCTACGTCAAGAGCCTCACGGCGGGAGCCGAGATGAAGGAGGACGGCTCCTCGAAACTGGAGCCGCGGCATGAACGCGAGGTCTGGATGTCGCAACAGGTGAAGCGGATCACCAAGACCGGCGAGATCAAGGAAAACGGGGAGTGGGGCCGGATGGCCGAGTTGGGCGGGTCCCCGGCGGGCGCCTACCGCCCCACGTACCAGTGGCTGGCGTCCCTGCCGACCGACCCGGACGCCCTGCTCGAGGAGTTGTACCGAATGGCCGAACCGGACGAGGACGTGGAGAAGGCCCAGGCCGTCTTCAACCGGATCGGCTCCTTCCTGGGTGAGACGGTGATGCCGCCGGAGAACGCCGCCGCTCTCTACAAGGCCGCCGCGAAGATTCCCGGGGTGACGCGGGAGGAGGACGCGGTGGACGCGGCGGGCCGCCACGGGGTCGGCATCGCCCGTGTCGACAAGAGGTCGGGGGAGGCCACCGAGTGGGTCTTCGACCGGGACAGCCTGACCCTGCTCGGTGAGCGCAGCTACCTGACGAGGGATGTCGGGGCGGGCAAGAAGGGCGACGTCATGGAGAAGACGGCGTACCTGAAGCGCGGGATCGTCGACCACTACCGCGAGCGGCCGGCCGGCTGA
- a CDS encoding RNA polymerase sigma factor, which translates to MSDGLRARIRAGDREAFAELYESYARMVYNHAFRLTGDWSVAEEVMGDTFLDAWRTREQLEPGDGTLKPWLLGVATNKARNANRGIGRRLAFLARRPPPAPMADFADEAAGRIDDARRLAAVRTVFGRLRRGEQEVLALCVWSGLDYAQAAEAMGIPVGTVRSRLSRARARLRTLADQRLAEEKKEPPHRRGEVQREAAFAALPFQEFQEDPR; encoded by the coding sequence ATGAGTGATGGTCTGCGGGCGCGGATCCGGGCGGGTGACCGTGAGGCGTTCGCGGAGCTCTACGAGAGTTACGCGCGCATGGTCTACAACCATGCCTTCCGGCTGACCGGCGACTGGTCGGTGGCCGAGGAGGTGATGGGCGATACGTTCCTCGACGCCTGGCGCACCCGGGAGCAACTGGAGCCGGGCGACGGCACGCTGAAACCGTGGCTGCTGGGCGTGGCGACGAACAAGGCGCGCAACGCCAACCGCGGCATCGGCCGCCGCCTGGCCTTCCTGGCCCGCCGCCCGCCGCCCGCCCCGATGGCGGACTTCGCGGACGAGGCGGCGGGCCGGATCGACGACGCCCGTCGGCTCGCCGCCGTGCGCACGGTGTTCGGCCGGCTGCGGCGCGGGGAGCAGGAGGTGCTGGCGCTGTGCGTCTGGTCCGGCCTGGACTACGCACAGGCGGCCGAGGCCATGGGCATCCCGGTGGGAACGGTGCGCTCGCGGCTGTCCCGGGCCCGCGCCCGGCTGCGCACCCTCGCCGACCAGCGGCTCGCGGAAGAAAAGAAGGAACCGCCGCACCGCCGCGGAGAGGTACAGCGTGAGGCCGCGTTCGCGGCCCTGCCCTTTCAGGAGTTTCAGGAGGACCCCCGATGA
- a CDS encoding MerR family transcriptional regulator — protein MRIGELARRTGVSERSLRYYEQQGLMTAERTPGGHREYGEGAVDRVIRIQELYAARLCSEKIAQLLPCMRDSDGGPSRRANGKLVSDLTVERERIDRMIADLLRSRDVLDEVIEAASVPAE, from the coding sequence ATGCGGATCGGCGAACTGGCGCGGCGCACCGGCGTCAGCGAGCGCTCGCTGCGCTACTACGAGCAGCAGGGCCTGATGACGGCCGAGCGCACCCCGGGCGGCCATCGCGAGTACGGGGAGGGCGCGGTGGACCGCGTCATCCGCATCCAGGAGCTGTACGCCGCGAGGCTGTGCAGCGAGAAGATCGCCCAACTGCTCCCCTGCATGCGGGACTCGGACGGCGGCCCGTCGCGGAGGGCCAACGGGAAGCTGGTCTCCGATCTGACGGTGGAGCGGGAGCGCATCGACCGCATGATCGCGGACCTGCTCCGCTCCCGTGATGTCCTGGACGAGGTGATCGAGGCGGCGTCGGTCCCGGCCGAGTAG